The DNA segment CCCGCCGCCGCCATCGCGATTTACTCGTTCGTCTACTCGTTCGTCGAGTACCGGCGCGTGACCGCCTGAAAACCGTCGAGCTACCGGACCGCCGAAACCGCGACGCGCCACGCGACGAGGCTGACGACGCCGATGCCCGTCACGACGAGCGCGAACGTCCACGGCGACTCGCCGTGGAACAGCGAGGTAGCGCGCAAGGCGAGTCCGATCGCGGCGGCCCCGACCCAGGCCCCGGCCGCGCGCACGGCCGCAACCCGGGACGACCGCATCGCGCCGGGCGCGTACGCGCCGACCGCCAGCGAGGCGACGACCCATCCGAGGAGGAACGGCGCGACGGTGTCGGCGACGACCAACGGCTGGGTCACCGGGTTCACGCCGTGGCGGAGTTCGCCGACGGTCAGGAACGCCAGGATGACCAGCAGGTCGCCCACGGCGAGCAGTCCCGCGTCCGGCGAGCGCTCGAACCGAGAGCCGAGGAACCCTTCGGCGTTGCTCATGATTTCCGATTGGAACCCGGCCGTCATGAGTGGCGCGGTCCGTCGCGGGTGAGCGAGTCCGTCGCGAGTGTCCCGGCGTGCGACCGCGCCGGGGCGCGGTCGCACGCCAGAAAATTTGCCGTCGAATCGCCGGCGGGCACTCACTCGCTCGGGACGCGTCCGACCGCGGTGTACCCCGACCCCGACCCGCGGACGAAGCCCTCCAGTCCGGCATCGGTGAGCATCCCGAGAATCTCCTCGCGCGAGAAGAAGGTGGAGTCGAAGCCGAAGAGGCGCTCGCCGGCCTGTGCGAACCGACCGGCGAGTCCGGTCGGGTCGAAGTCCCGAATCACGAGGACGCCGCCCGGGCGGAGGACGCGGGCCGCCTCCGCTATCGCACCCGCGGGGTCGCCGAAGTGGTGGAGTGCGTCCACGACCAGTACCGCGTCGGTCGACCCGTCCCCGAACGGCAGGGTCGCGGCGTCGGCCCGGACCGCCTCGTAGCCCTTTCGGCGAGCCTCGCGGGTCATCCCCTCGGCGGCGTCGACGACCACGCGGTCGGCCCCCTCGACCGCGCTCGCGCCGCGGCCCGCGCCCCCGCCCACGTCGAACACGCGTTCGACGTCGCGCTCGGCGAGGTCGAGTCCGGCCCGTAGCTCCGCGGCGTCCGGTCCCGGCCCGAGCAGGCCGTAGACGCGAGCGATTCGGTCGAAGAACGCGGTGTCGCCGACGCTCTGGCTCATGGGGGATTCGACGGTTCGAAGGCCCAAAAAGCCGGCCGCGTATCGGGCGAAGGACAGTTGTCGGGCCGGTCCCAAGCGGACTCATGGAGTTCGAACTCCTCGGCTGGCCCGAGGACGGCCCCCAACTCAGACTCGACCACCGCGAGTTCAGCTACGCCGGGAAGTTCGTGATGTCCAACACGGGGAAGGCGGTCGTGCGGGAATCCGAAGCGACGTCCGGAGGCGGAGCGCCGGAAGACGCGACCGAGTCACCGGAGGCGGATTCGCCGCACGGTGAATCCGCCTCCGGCGAAGACGGCGAAACCCCCGACTACGCCGACGACGTCGTCGCCGCCGTCGCGTTCAACGAGGACCGCACGGACCCGGCGACGGCGTGGCTCCGGTACGTGACCGTTCGGACCGGCCGCCGCGGCGACGGCATCGGCGCGCGACTCACGGCCTTCGCGGCCGACCGCCTCGAATCGACGGGGTACGACCGGGTGAAGATCGCGGTCAACAACCCCTTCGCCTACCGGGCGCTCCACAAGGCCGGGTTCGGCTACACCGGCGAGGAAACCGGCCTCGCGGAACTGGTGCTCGCCCGCCCCGGAGACCGCTCGCCCGAACGCTACCGGGCCGGCCTCGACGCCTACCGCGAGCGCGACGACCTCGCGCCGGAGGAGCGGTCGTTCCTGGACGAGCAGTCGGGTGCGGGACCGCCCGAACGAATCGACCCGCCGTCGGGGTGACCGATTCCCGGAGGCGGGGCGGCCACCGCGGTTAAGCGAGGCGGCGTCGAACCCGTATCGGATTGGGGGTTCGGGGAATGAGCGAACGAGAATCACCGGAGGGCCAACACGAATCGATCTGGACGGACACGACGCCGCGGACCGACTACCCGGCGCTCGACGGCGACCTGGCGGTGGACACCGCGATAGTCGGCGGCGGCATCGTCGGCGTGACCGCGGCGCTCCACTGCAAGGAGGCCGGCCGAGACGTGGTGCTCGTCGAGTCGGACCGAATCGTCGAGGGCGTCACCGGCAAGACGACGGCGAAGCTCACCGCCCAGCACGCGATGAAGTACCACCAGTTGGTCGAGAACTTCGGGACCGAACCGGCCCGGCGGTACGCCGCCGCCAATGCCGCCGCCATCGAGGAGGTCGCCTCGCGGGTCGAGGAACACGACATCGACTGCGACTTCGGCCGGACGCCGGCGTACACCTACGTGCCCGACCGCCGGAAGATGAAGCGCGAGGCCTCGGCCGCGAAGTCGGTCGGCCTGCCGGCGTCGTTCGAGGCCGACGCACCGTACCCCGCCGACGACACCGGCGCGGTCAAGTTCGAAGACCAGGCCCGGTTCCACCCGCGGAAGTACCTCCTCGACCTCGCCGACGAGATTCCCGGCGACGGCTCGCACGTCTTCGAGGAGACGAAGGCGAACGACATCGAGGACGGGACGCCCTGTCGGGTCGAAACCGACCGCGGCACGGTGACCGCCGAGAACGTCGTCGTCGCCACCCACTTCCCCATTCAGGACCCGGCGTTCTACTTCGCCCGGATGTACCCCAAGCGGTCGTACGTCCTCGCGGTCGAACTCGCCGACGAACCGCCGGAGGGGATGTTCTACCGGAACGAGTCGCCGTACTTCTCGGTGCGGCCGCACCCGCTGGGTCCCGACGGAATGACGCTCGTCGGCGGGCAGAACCACAAGACCGGACAGGGCGGTAGCACGGCCGACCGCTACCGGAAACTCGAACGGCAGGCCCGCGGGCACTTCGACGTGGAGTCGGTCGAGTACCGGTGGTCGACCCAGGACTACACGTCGGCCGACCAGGTCCCGTTCGTCGGGAAACTCGGCCCCGGCGCCGAACACGTCTACGGCGCGACCGGGTTCGGCGGGTGGGGGATGACCAACGGAATCGCGGCCGGGATGATGCTGGCCGACATGGTCCAAGGGAAGTCGAACCCGTGGGCCGACGTGTTCGACCCCGAGCGCGTGACGCCGAAGGCCTCCGGGAAGAAGTTCCTCAAGGAGAACGTCAACGTCGGCAAGGAGTTCACGAAGGACTGGGCGGAGGCGCTGCTGGCCGAGGAGGGCCACACCATCGCGCCCGGCGAGGGGATGGTCGTCCGACGAGGCGGCAAACCGCTGGCGGTGTCCCGGGGCGACGACGGCGAGATTCACGCCGTCTCGGCGGTCTGCACCCACATGGACTGCATCGTCCACTGGAACGACGGCGAGCGGTCGTGGGACTGCCCGTGTCACGGCTCGCGGTTTTCGATGGACGGCGAGGTGCTGGACGGCCCGGCGGTCGAGAACCTGCCGAAGCGCGGCGAGTGAAACTCGAATCTTCACAGTCCGCGGTCGGCGCGCGCTGGCGTGACCCGGCGGTCACGCGAGCGAACGCGAGGCGGCGAAGCCGCCTCGGAATAGCGAACGGCGGAGCCGTGAGCGACGCGAGGGTGACCTCGGAAGATGCGGTTTGTCTTCCGGCGGTTTCGGGTCGCGCCCTCATGCGCGAGGGACGAGGACCGCAGTCGGTTGGGGAGGGTGTGGCGCTGTGCTGTCACGGGGGTGGACTGAAAGGGGCCGCCCGCTCGCGCCCGGAGGGCGTGGTCGCTTCCGACGGGCCACTATTCGACGCTCGCCGATGGCGAGCGTCGAATATCCCGCGGAACGACCGCGAGCGGGCGGGGGCTTTCGAAGCGGTCCCGTTTTTCGAGGCGGTCACGTTAGTAGATTCGTGGGGAGAACCAGAGTTTCCGTCCTCCTTCGGGGCATCTCCATCTATCGTATCCCCTTCGATACTCTAGCACGGACGCGAAAGCAGTAGCTTTCAAACCCTCGGAACGCCTACGCCCCGACAGTAATGGGAAACGCCGACCTACGCCAACTCGCGGTCATCTCGGAGGTCCCCTTCGAGGAACTCGACGGGACCACCGTCGCCGTCGACGCCCACAACTGGCTCTACAAGTACCTCACGACCACGGTCAAGTGGACGAAGGACGCCGCCTACACCACCGACGACGGCACCGAGGTCGCCAACCTCGTCGGGGTCGTCCAGGGGTTGCCGAAGTTCTTCGAGAACGACCTCACGCCGGTGTTCGTCTTCGACGGCGCGGTCACCGACCACAAGTCGGCGGAGATCGAACAGCGCCGCGAGGAGCGAAAGAAGCGCGAGGAGCAACTGGAGGAGGCCCGCGAGGAGGGTGACGCCATCGAAATCGCTCGCCTCGAAGCCCACACCCAGCGGCTCACCGACACGATTCAGGAGACCACCCGCGAACTGTTCGACCTGCTGGACGTGCCCTACATCGAGGCCCCCGCCGAGGGCGAGGCCCAGGCCGCCCACATGAACCGGACCGGCGCGGTGGACTACTGCGGGACCGAGGACTACGACGCGCTGTTGCTGGGCGCGCCCTGCACCCTGCGACAGCTAACCAGCAAGGGTGACCCCGAACTGATGGATTTCGAGGCGACGCTCGAGAAACACGACGTGACCTGGGAGCAGTTGGTCGACGTGGCCATCCTCTGTGGCACCGACTTCAACCCCGGTATCTCCGGCATCGGGCCGAAGACCGCGCTGAAGCTGGTCAAAGAGCACGGCGACATCTGGGCCGTCCTCGAAGCCGAGGGCGAGAGCGTCGAGAAGGACCTCGACGTGATTCGGGAACTGTTCTTGAACCCGACCGTCAGCGACGACTACGAGTTCGACGCCGCGATGGACCCCGACGTGGCCGCGGCCCGCGAGTACGTCGTCGAGGAGTGGGGCGTCCACGCGGACGAGGTCGAGCGCGGCTTCGAGCGCATCGAGGAGTCGGTCGTTCAGACCGGCCTCGACCAGTGGACCTGAGAGCCGAACGAAGCGAAAAGGGACCGCGGCGATTCCGTTTCTACTCGCCGTCGAAGTCGACTTCCGCGATTCGCGTGGCGTAGGGGTCGCGGCGTTCGGCACTCGGCGGTACTTCCACGTCGGGCGAGTACTGCGCGACGGTCCAGAAGCGTCCCGAGAGCGGGTCGACCGAAACGCCGTTGTAGTCGCCCCAGCGCATCACCGTCGAGCCCTCGCCGTAGTCGTAACTGGACTCACCCTCCTGGACCACGACCGAGTCTTCGAGTCGCCCGCGCGGGAAGTCGGCGGTCCGGCCGGCCACGTCCATCCGGGGGTACGTCTCGGGACCCGAGACGTTGTGCGCGAGGACGGTACGGCCGTCGTCGGCGCCGACGGTCGGGATGAAGTACGACGTGCCGGGCGCGCCGTAGACGCCGCTCTGGACGAGCGTCTTCGTCTCGACGTCGATCTCGTACCACCGGACCGCCGCGACGGGGGTGCCGTCGCCGTTCCAGTCGTACAGCACCGAGTGGGCGGTCCAGAGCGACCCGTCGTCGTAGTCGGCGTTCATCAGTCGCGTGCCGAGGGTGTCGACGAGCGCGTCGGTTCCGGGTTGGCGGGCCGCGGGCGGGTAGCTGTACGGGCCGACTTCAACGGTGTGGCAGGTGAGGCTCGGGTCACTGACCGGGTCGGTCAGTTCCCAGAGGGTGAGCGCCGACGAGTCGAAGCCGCTGTTGACGAGGTAGAAGCGCCCCGAACTCCCGCCGGAGAACGGCTGGAGCGCCGGCTGAGCGGTGAACGTGAACGGCGCGTCCGCGTCGGGGTTGTTCATCTTCGTGAAGTGGTGGGCGGTCACGTCCTCGCCGGCGTACAGCGCCGCCTTGTCGAGGGTGGCCATCGTCACCTCGAAGTTATCGCCGAAGAAGTTCTGGGTGAGGTAGACCGCGTCGCGGTCGAGTCCGAGCGCGGGGTAGTCGACCAGCCCCTCGTTGTCGAGCGGCGGGACCCGGTAGACGTGCCAGTTCCCGTTCGGGTTGCTCGTCGCGGAAACGGCGATCATCCACCAGCCGCGGGGCGGGCGACGGAGTTGGGTTTCGGCGGCGGTGTCGCCGGACCCGCCCTCCTCGCCGGGTTCGGCGCCCTCCTCCATCTCCTCGCGGTCGACGAGTTCGCCGTCGGTCGTGATGCCGGGTTCGTACTGGACCGCACAGAGCACGAAGCGGTCGGCCGCGCGGTCGTAGCGCGCTCGGGGGTCGAACACGAACGGGTAGCCGTAGGCGAATCCTCCCTCGGGTTCGGGGATGACCGGTTCCCAGAGCCGTTCGAGGTCGAACATGTGCTGGCGGACTCCCGCCCGCTTGTCGAAGAACGCCACCTGCTGGTTGAGCGCGTGGACGACGTGACCGCTCCCGGCGGCGACCTGCGAGTCCGAGGGGACGCCCCCGCGGGTTTCGGCGGCGCCGACGCCGTCGTACTCCGCGTGGACCGAGAGGGGACCCTCCTCGCCGACGTTCGACTCCTGGGCCGCCTTCCGCGGCGGTTGGCGGCCGCTTCGGGTCGTCGCGGCGCCCTTAGGGGTCGCCGCGCTTACGTCGTCGGGCGTTCCGCTCCGGGCCTGGTCGGCGCGAATTTCGCCGGTGTTGACGGTCGCGCCCGAGTAGGTTCGCTCGAACGGGCCGTCGGCGCAGTCGCTCGCGGCGGTGGCGACGTCGCCGCCGAATCCGACCAGCGAGAGGCCGCCGAGGCCCGCGCCGGTCGCCTGCAGCAGGCGGCGTCGCTCCATCGAGAGCAGGTCGGCGGCGTTCTCCGGTTCGCCTTCGCGTTCGCGGTCCGTGTCTTCTGTTGGGGGAGTCATGGGACGTTCCGGGTTAGTACTGCTACCGTCGAAGGTTAGTTAATGAGATACTACGAGAGAATACACTGGTGAAAGAACATGCAATTTTATCACGGAGGCCGGGGGATGCTTTCGAAGTCACGGTGGCAGAATCGGCCGAGCGCGACCGACCGCGTGCGGCCGAAGTCTTGAGGGCCGACGACGACCACGTTCGAGCCGTGTCCGACACCATCCGACCGAACGACGTGGAGGAGGAGACGACGGTTCGACTCGAATGGTCGCCGCGCGGCGGGCCGGGGAACGGCGACAGCGCCGAGGGCCGGGTCACGCGGGTCTGGCGCCCCGACGACGTCCAGCAGTTCACCGTCGAGGCCGACGACTCCCTGTTGAACGTCTACGCCGACTACCGGAACCCGGTGGTCGAACGCGTCGCGAATCCGGACGCCGAGGACCCCGACACCGAGACGGTCGGCCGCCTCGACGCCATCACGCCCGTCGACGGCGCGTAGCCGACGCCCGACGCGTCGCGTCGGGCGTCGGCTCGGGCGAGAAACAGCCGACCAGCCGCCGGCGACGCTCTGTGACACACACCACTGGAAGCGCTCGGTCGACCGGCCGGCGAGGCGCTCGGTGAGACACACCACCGGGTGGTTCTCGTGAG comes from the Halorussus vallis genome and includes:
- a CDS encoding GNAT family N-acetyltransferase translates to MEFELLGWPEDGPQLRLDHREFSYAGKFVMSNTGKAVVRESEATSGGGAPEDATESPEADSPHGESASGEDGETPDYADDVVAAVAFNEDRTDPATAWLRYVTVRTGRRGDGIGARLTAFAADRLESTGYDRVKIAVNNPFAYRALHKAGFGYTGEETGLAELVLARPGDRSPERYRAGLDAYRERDDLAPEERSFLDEQSGAGPPERIDPPSG
- a CDS encoding class I SAM-dependent methyltransferase, with translation MSQSVGDTAFFDRIARVYGLLGPGPDAAELRAGLDLAERDVERVFDVGGGAGRGASAVEGADRVVVDAAEGMTREARRKGYEAVRADAATLPFGDGSTDAVLVVDALHHFGDPAGAIAEAARVLRPGGVLVIRDFDPTGLAGRFAQAGERLFGFDSTFFSREEILGMLTDAGLEGFVRGSGSGYTAVGRVPSE
- a CDS encoding FAD-dependent oxidoreductase; the protein is MSERESPEGQHESIWTDTTPRTDYPALDGDLAVDTAIVGGGIVGVTAALHCKEAGRDVVLVESDRIVEGVTGKTTAKLTAQHAMKYHQLVENFGTEPARRYAAANAAAIEEVASRVEEHDIDCDFGRTPAYTYVPDRRKMKREASAAKSVGLPASFEADAPYPADDTGAVKFEDQARFHPRKYLLDLADEIPGDGSHVFEETKANDIEDGTPCRVETDRGTVTAENVVVATHFPIQDPAFYFARMYPKRSYVLAVELADEPPEGMFYRNESPYFSVRPHPLGPDGMTLVGGQNHKTGQGGSTADRYRKLERQARGHFDVESVEYRWSTQDYTSADQVPFVGKLGPGAEHVYGATGFGGWGMTNGIAAGMMLADMVQGKSNPWADVFDPERVTPKASGKKFLKENVNVGKEFTKDWAEALLAEEGHTIAPGEGMVVRRGGKPLAVSRGDDGEIHAVSAVCTHMDCIVHWNDGERSWDCPCHGSRFSMDGEVLDGPAVENLPKRGE
- the fen gene encoding flap endonuclease-1, which codes for MGNADLRQLAVISEVPFEELDGTTVAVDAHNWLYKYLTTTVKWTKDAAYTTDDGTEVANLVGVVQGLPKFFENDLTPVFVFDGAVTDHKSAEIEQRREERKKREEQLEEAREEGDAIEIARLEAHTQRLTDTIQETTRELFDLLDVPYIEAPAEGEAQAAHMNRTGAVDYCGTEDYDALLLGAPCTLRQLTSKGDPELMDFEATLEKHDVTWEQLVDVAILCGTDFNPGISGIGPKTALKLVKEHGDIWAVLEAEGESVEKDLDVIRELFLNPTVSDDYEFDAAMDPDVAAAREYVVEEWGVHADEVERGFERIEESVVQTGLDQWT
- a CDS encoding DUF3054 domain-containing protein codes for the protein MSNAEGFLGSRFERSPDAGLLAVGDLLVILAFLTVGELRHGVNPVTQPLVVADTVAPFLLGWVVASLAVGAYAPGAMRSSRVAAVRAAGAWVGAAAIGLALRATSLFHGESPWTFALVVTGIGVVSLVAWRVAVSAVR